The following proteins come from a genomic window of Melospiza georgiana isolate bMelGeo1 chromosome 3, bMelGeo1.pri, whole genome shotgun sequence:
- the KIF3C gene encoding kinesin-like protein KIF3C isoform X2 — protein sequence MAGKPRSGCEALRVVARCRPMSRREEAAGYERVLELDVKLGQVSIRNPRAAPGELPKTFTFDAVYDASSKQADLYDETVRPLIDSVLQGFNGTVFAYGQTGTGKTYTMQGAWAEPEKRGIIPSAFEHIFTHISRSQNQQYLVRASYLEIYQEEIRDLLAKDQSKKLELKENPETGVYIKDLSSFVTKNVKEIEHVMNLGSQTRSVGSTNMNEHSSRSHAIFLITIECSETGPDGEEHIRVGKLNLVDLAGSERQNKMGAQGERPKEASKINLSLSALGNVISALVDGRSTHIPYRDSKLTRLLQDSLGGNAKTIMVATLGPASHSYDESLSTLRFANRAKNIKNKPRVNEDPKDTLLREFQEEIVRLKAQLEKRGMLGKKRRRSSRRKKAVDGEGTVDNEGEDENEDGLEKTMENYLKEQKERLEEEKAAIQDDHSLVSEEKQKLLQEKEKMIEDLRKEQEATELLAIKYKAMESKLLIGGRTIVDHTNEQQKMLELRRQEIAEQKRREREMQQEMLLRDEETMELRETYTSLQQEVEIKTKKLKKLYAKLQAVKAEIQDQHDEYIRVRQDLEEAQNEQTRELKLKYLIIENFIPPEEKNKIMNRLYFDGDEEQWKFQPLVPAGGSSSQMKRRPTSAVGYKRPISHYARVAMARRSHPRFRAENIMFLELDLSPPAIFEFERSRDPAAEPDPRALHLERLMHLDSLLQRPAAARVRKSRSWCQTPRSLPSSTTHVSLASSSPCAAPLPAQE from the exons atggCCGGTAAGCCCCGCAGCGGCTGCGAGGCGCTCCGGGTGGTGGCCCGGTGCCGGCCCATGAGCCGGCGGGAGGAGGCGGCGGGATACGAGCGCGTCCTGGAGCTGGACGTGAAGCTGGGCCAGGTGAGCATCCGCAacccccgcgccgcccccgggGAGCTGCCCAAGACCTTCACCTTCGACGCCGTGTACGACGCCAGCTCCAAGCAGGCCGACCTCTACGATGAGACGGTGCGGCCGCTCATCGACTCGGTGCTGCAGGGCTTCAACGGCACCGTCTTCGCCTACGGGCAGACCGGCACCGGCAAGACCTACACCATGCAGGGCGCCTGGGCGGAGCCCGAGAAGCGCGGCATCATCCCCAGCGCCTTCGAGCACATCTTCACCCACATCTCCCGCTCGCAGAACCAGCAGTACCTGGTGAGGGCCTCGTACCTGGAGATCTACCAGGAGGAGATCAGGGACCTCCTCGCCAAGGACCAGAGCAAGAAACTGGAGCTGAAGGAGAACCCCGAGACCGGGGTGTACATCAAGGACCTCTCCTCCTTCGTGACCAAGAACGTCAAGGAGATCGAGCACGTGATGAACCTGGGCAGCCAGACGCGCTCGGTGGGCAGCACCAACATGAACGAGCACAGCTCGCGCTCGCACGCCATCTTCCTCATCACCATCGAGTGCAGCGAGACAGGGCCGGACGGCGAGGAGCACATCCGCGTGGGCAAGCTCAACCTCGTGGACCTGGCCGGCAGCGAGCGCCAGAACAAAATGGGGGCCCAGGGAGAGCGCCCCAAGGAGGCCTCCAAGATCAACCTCTCCCTCTCGGCCCTGGGCAACGTCATCTCGGCGCTGGTGGACGGGCGGAGCACGCACATCCCCTACCGGGACTCCAAGCTCACCCGCCTGCTGCAGGACTCCCTCGGCGGCAACGCCAAGACAATCATGGTGGCCACCTTGGGCCCGGCCTCGCACAGCTACGACGAGAGCCTCTCCACCCTCAGGTTCGCCAACAGGGCCAAGAACATCAAGAACAAGCCGCGGGTGAACGAGGACCCCAAGGACACCTTGCTGCGGGAGTTCCAGGAGGAGATCGTGCGGCTGAAAGCCCAGCTGGAGAAACGCGGGATGCTGGgcaagaagaggaggaggagcagccgGAGGAAGAAAGCGGTGGATGGAGAGGGCACCGTGGACAATGAAGGGGAGGATGAGAATGAGGATGGCCTGGAGAAGACCATGGAGAATTACTTGAAGGAGCAGAAGGAGAGgctggaagaggagaaagcCGCTATCCAGGATGACCACAGCCTGGTGAGTGAGGAGAAGCAGAAGCTGctccaggagaaggagaagatgaTTGAGGACCTGCGGAAGGAGCAGGAGGCCACGGAGCTGCTGGCCATCAAGTACAAG gcCATGGAGAGCAAGCTGCTGATCGGGGGCAGGACCATCGTGGACCACACCAACGAGCAGCAGAAGATGCTGGAGCTGAGGCGGCAGGAGATCGCTGAGCAG AAACGCCGGGAGCGGGAGatgcagcaggagatgctgctgaggGACGAGGAGACCATGGAGCTGCGCGAGACCTACAcgtccctgcagcaggaggtggaGATCAAAACCAAGAAGCTGAAGAAG ctCTATGCCAAGCTGCAGGCCGTGAAGGCCGAGATCCAGGACCAGCACGACGAGTACATCCGCGTGCGCCAGGACCTGGAGGAGGCCCAGAACGAGCAGACCCGGGAGCTGAAGCTCAA GTATTTGATCATCGAGAATTTCATCCCTCCCGAGGAGAAGAACAAGATCATGAACCGCCTGTACTTCGATGGCGACGAGGAGCAGTGGAAATTCCAGCCGCTGGTTCCTGCTGGAGG gagcagctcccagatgAAGCGGCGCCCAACCTCAGCCGTGGGCTACAAGAGGCCCATCAGCCACTACGCCAGGGTGGCCATGGCCAGGAGATCCCACCCCCGCTTCAGG GCTGAGAACATCATGTTCCTGGAGCTGGACCTGTCCCCCCCGGCCATCTTCGAGTTCGAGCGCAGCCGGGACCCCGCGGCCGAGCCGGACCCGCGGGCGCTGCACCTGGAGCGCCTGATGCACCTGGACAGCCTCCTGCAGCGGCCCGCGGCCGCCCGCGTGCGCAAATCCCGCTCCTG gtgccagaCGCCGCGGTCGCTGCCGTCCTCCACCACCCACGTGTCCCTGGCATCCAGCTCCCCGTGCGCCGCCCCTCTGCCGGCCCAGGAGTGA
- the KIF3C gene encoding kinesin-like protein KIF3C isoform X1, with the protein MAGKPRSGCEALRVVARCRPMSRREEAAGYERVLELDVKLGQVSIRNPRAAPGELPKTFTFDAVYDASSKQADLYDETVRPLIDSVLQGFNGTVFAYGQTGTGKTYTMQGAWAEPEKRGIIPSAFEHIFTHISRSQNQQYLVRASYLEIYQEEIRDLLAKDQSKKLELKENPETGVYIKDLSSFVTKNVKEIEHVMNLGSQTRSVGSTNMNEHSSRSHAIFLITIECSETGPDGEEHIRVGKLNLVDLAGSERQNKMGAQGERPKEASKINLSLSALGNVISALVDGRSTHIPYRDSKLTRLLQDSLGGNAKTIMVATLGPASHSYDESLSTLRFANRAKNIKNKPRVNEDPKDTLLREFQEEIVRLKAQLEKRGMLGKKRRRSSRRKKAVDGEGTVDNEGEDENEDGLEKTMENYLKEQKERLEEEKAAIQDDHSLVSEEKQKLLQEKEKMIEDLRKEQEATELLAIKYKAMESKLLIGGRTIVDHTNEQQKMLELRRQEIAEQKRREREMQQEMLLRDEETMELRETYTSLQQEVEIKTKKLKKLYAKLQAVKAEIQDQHDEYIRVRQDLEEAQNEQTRELKLKYLIIENFIPPEEKNKIMNRLYFDGDEEQWKFQPLVPAGGSSSQMKRRPTSAVGYKRPISHYARVAMARRSHPRFRAENIMFLELDLSPPAIFEFERSRDPAAEPDPRALHLERLMHLDSLLQRPAAARVRKSRSWCQRTACPECLCVPRCQTPRSLPSSTTHVSLASSSPCAAPLPAQE; encoded by the exons atggCCGGTAAGCCCCGCAGCGGCTGCGAGGCGCTCCGGGTGGTGGCCCGGTGCCGGCCCATGAGCCGGCGGGAGGAGGCGGCGGGATACGAGCGCGTCCTGGAGCTGGACGTGAAGCTGGGCCAGGTGAGCATCCGCAacccccgcgccgcccccgggGAGCTGCCCAAGACCTTCACCTTCGACGCCGTGTACGACGCCAGCTCCAAGCAGGCCGACCTCTACGATGAGACGGTGCGGCCGCTCATCGACTCGGTGCTGCAGGGCTTCAACGGCACCGTCTTCGCCTACGGGCAGACCGGCACCGGCAAGACCTACACCATGCAGGGCGCCTGGGCGGAGCCCGAGAAGCGCGGCATCATCCCCAGCGCCTTCGAGCACATCTTCACCCACATCTCCCGCTCGCAGAACCAGCAGTACCTGGTGAGGGCCTCGTACCTGGAGATCTACCAGGAGGAGATCAGGGACCTCCTCGCCAAGGACCAGAGCAAGAAACTGGAGCTGAAGGAGAACCCCGAGACCGGGGTGTACATCAAGGACCTCTCCTCCTTCGTGACCAAGAACGTCAAGGAGATCGAGCACGTGATGAACCTGGGCAGCCAGACGCGCTCGGTGGGCAGCACCAACATGAACGAGCACAGCTCGCGCTCGCACGCCATCTTCCTCATCACCATCGAGTGCAGCGAGACAGGGCCGGACGGCGAGGAGCACATCCGCGTGGGCAAGCTCAACCTCGTGGACCTGGCCGGCAGCGAGCGCCAGAACAAAATGGGGGCCCAGGGAGAGCGCCCCAAGGAGGCCTCCAAGATCAACCTCTCCCTCTCGGCCCTGGGCAACGTCATCTCGGCGCTGGTGGACGGGCGGAGCACGCACATCCCCTACCGGGACTCCAAGCTCACCCGCCTGCTGCAGGACTCCCTCGGCGGCAACGCCAAGACAATCATGGTGGCCACCTTGGGCCCGGCCTCGCACAGCTACGACGAGAGCCTCTCCACCCTCAGGTTCGCCAACAGGGCCAAGAACATCAAGAACAAGCCGCGGGTGAACGAGGACCCCAAGGACACCTTGCTGCGGGAGTTCCAGGAGGAGATCGTGCGGCTGAAAGCCCAGCTGGAGAAACGCGGGATGCTGGgcaagaagaggaggaggagcagccgGAGGAAGAAAGCGGTGGATGGAGAGGGCACCGTGGACAATGAAGGGGAGGATGAGAATGAGGATGGCCTGGAGAAGACCATGGAGAATTACTTGAAGGAGCAGAAGGAGAGgctggaagaggagaaagcCGCTATCCAGGATGACCACAGCCTGGTGAGTGAGGAGAAGCAGAAGCTGctccaggagaaggagaagatgaTTGAGGACCTGCGGAAGGAGCAGGAGGCCACGGAGCTGCTGGCCATCAAGTACAAG gcCATGGAGAGCAAGCTGCTGATCGGGGGCAGGACCATCGTGGACCACACCAACGAGCAGCAGAAGATGCTGGAGCTGAGGCGGCAGGAGATCGCTGAGCAG AAACGCCGGGAGCGGGAGatgcagcaggagatgctgctgaggGACGAGGAGACCATGGAGCTGCGCGAGACCTACAcgtccctgcagcaggaggtggaGATCAAAACCAAGAAGCTGAAGAAG ctCTATGCCAAGCTGCAGGCCGTGAAGGCCGAGATCCAGGACCAGCACGACGAGTACATCCGCGTGCGCCAGGACCTGGAGGAGGCCCAGAACGAGCAGACCCGGGAGCTGAAGCTCAA GTATTTGATCATCGAGAATTTCATCCCTCCCGAGGAGAAGAACAAGATCATGAACCGCCTGTACTTCGATGGCGACGAGGAGCAGTGGAAATTCCAGCCGCTGGTTCCTGCTGGAGG gagcagctcccagatgAAGCGGCGCCCAACCTCAGCCGTGGGCTACAAGAGGCCCATCAGCCACTACGCCAGGGTGGCCATGGCCAGGAGATCCCACCCCCGCTTCAGG GCTGAGAACATCATGTTCCTGGAGCTGGACCTGTCCCCCCCGGCCATCTTCGAGTTCGAGCGCAGCCGGGACCCCGCGGCCGAGCCGGACCCGCGGGCGCTGCACCTGGAGCGCCTGATGCACCTGGACAGCCTCCTGCAGCGGCCCGCGGCCGCCCGCGTGCGCAAATCCCGCTCCTG gtgccagaGGACAGCATGCCCAGagtgtctctgtgtccccaggtgccagaCGCCGCGGTCGCTGCCGTCCTCCACCACCCACGTGTCCCTGGCATCCAGCTCCCCGTGCGCCGCCCCTCTGCCGGCCCAGGAGTGA